One window of Pleurodeles waltl isolate 20211129_DDA chromosome 3_1, aPleWal1.hap1.20221129, whole genome shotgun sequence genomic DNA carries:
- the LOC138283461 gene encoding gamma-crystallin-1-like has protein sequence MGKITFYEERNYDGHSYDCSSDCADLQSFISRCNSLRVENGNWMLYEHPNYKGHQYYLRRGEYPNYQQWMGYNDSIRSCRRIPEYHGTFRIRLYEKSDFGGKMMEFNDDCPNVYDRFHLNDIDSCNVQDGHWIFYEEPNYRGRQYYLRPGQYRRYTDWGAMSPRIGSFRRMGFF, from the exons ATGGGAAAG ATCACCTTCTACGAGGAGAGAAACTATGACGGTCATTCCTATGACTGCAGCTCGGACTGTGCTGACCTGCAGTCCTTCATCAGCCGCTGCAACTCTCTACGGGTGGAAAATGGAAACTGGATGCTGTACGAGCACCCCAACTACAAGGGACACCAGTACTATCTGAGAAGGGGAGAATACCCCAATTATCAGCAATGGATGGGTTACAATGACTCTATCAGGTCCTGCCGTAGAATTCCAGAA TACCACGGTACCTTCAGAATCAGACTATATGAGAAAAGTGACTTTGGAGGCAAAATGATGGAATTCAATGATGACTGTCCAAATGTATATGACCGGTTCCACTTAAATGACATTGACTCCTGTAATGTGCAGGATGGTCACTGGATCTTTTATGAAGAGCCCAATTACAGAGGGCGCCAGTACTACCTGAGACCTGGACAGTACCGGAGATACACTGACTGGGGCGCCATGAGCCCCAGGATTGGCTCCTTCAGAAGAATGGGATTTTTCTAA